The sequence TTATCGCAATAACGCTCATACTCCTGTTTTCGGGCCTGGTAAGTGCCTCTGAATACTGGGTGGGCTTCTACGGTACCCCCGGTCACGATGCACTTGAAAGCGTCTCCATAATGCCCAATGGAGACATCGTGGCAGTCGGAAAGGTGTCTTTTAACGGCACCACCGCTCCGTGGGCGATAAGGGTGGATCGTTACGGAGAAGTCCTATGGTCTAAGTACTACCCAATCCCCGGCGCGGAAGGGGAGTTCGAAGCACTCGCAGTTGATGAAGAAGGGAACATAATAGCCGTGGGCCTACTCAGGAAGGAAGCAGGATCGGCTCTAACTACAGACATCCTTGTGGTGAAGCTCGACGGGAACGGGGAAGTCCTGTGGGCGAGAGCCTATGATGGTGGGCCAAACGAAATCGGAAAGTCCATCAAGGTAGTGGGAAATGCGATCTTCGTCGGCGGCTGCACTTCCATTGGAGACGTTCCCACTGCCTGGATTCTCCGCTTAAACCCCTACGGGAGCGTTGTTTGGGCTAGGGCTTATTCTGGCCCGTACCCCACGTTCAAACCATTCCTAGCCCTAAACGGGAGTGAGATTCTGGCCCTCGGCGTGCTTGAGACCGGCCACCCTGCGGTGCTCCGGCTGAATCCCCTCAGCGGAGGGATCATTGATGCGACCGAGTACACAGGTCTGTCGACTTCGTCTCCAATAATAGCCGTTGGAGACGGCCAGTACTTCCTCCTCAATGGCAACGGAACATGCCTGACAGTGCTCCAGCAAGGAGAAGAGTGGACGTGTTACAAACCGGGCTTTGAGGGGATCGACGTTTCGGCGGCAGAATACGGCGCAGGGGTACTCTACGCCCTCAGCACCGCAAAGCCCTGGTCAGGGATTAATTTCTACGTCCTCGGCCTGGAAGGTGAGACGGTCAGGCTGAGCAGGGCGTACAGGCTCAGCGACCTTGACGTCCCCGGCTCCTTAGCCGTTTCCGGAGATTCTCTGGTCGTTGTTGGTTCGACCGAACGTTTTTCGTCGACTGTGAACACCGAAGGCTTTATCATGAGGCTCCCGCTCAACGGCGCGATCAAGGGGTACGAGACAAAGGACGTTAACCCTTCAGTGTTTACGGGCAGTTCCAGTGCGCGTAAGGCTGAAGTCTCTTCTGAATCACTCCTTCCAAGGATCTATGAACTAGAGGTCGAAGAAAGGGACGCTCCACCGGTGGGCTTCCTGAGAATAACTACAGAGGGAACTGAAGAACCCACTATGCTGTACGTGGACGGCAAATTCTGGGCACTGTTTGGCGGCGAGGGTGTTTTTGCACTTGCCCCCGGAACCCACGAGGTCAAGCTGGCGGCGGAAGGTTATTACCCCTACGAAACGACCGTTTCGATAGAGGCAGGGAAAGAGACCGCCATAAGGGCGGAACTTGAGAGAAAGATCGAGTACGGGACGCTGGTCATAAGCTCTACCCCCTCCAGTGCGGCCGTTTACCTCAACGGCACTCTCGTTGGGTGGACGCCCCTCACCATGAACCTCACCCCGGGCAGATATACTCTGGAGGTAGTGAAAGAGGGTTATGAGCCCTACAAGGGGACCATCGAAGTCTCCGCTAACAAAGAGACAACCATTGCGGTCGAGCTTGAGGAGGTTAAAACCACAACGACCTCGACAGTCAGCACTACCACGACAACCTCCGCGGCCCCAACAACTTCTTCAACACAGCCGCTAACCACAACGAGCACGAGTCCTCAAAGTGAGAGCAAGACGAGTACATCAAAGGCAGGCGAGATCACATCAACCACCAAGAAAGGGGGCATCTGCGGGCCGGGAACGGTCCTACTCCTGCCGATCATTTCACCCCTACTGGTGAGGAGGCTTCGGAGGGGTCGGAGGTAGAAACTCTTTTAACGATGGGCAGTTTATGTAACCCAAGCGTAAAAGGGCAAAGGTGATATCATGTGCGGGATCATCGGCTACATCGGAGATAGGAAAGCCTGCGAAGTTATAGTCAAGGGCTTGAAGAGGCTCGAATACAGGGGCTACGACTCGGTTGGTGTGGTCACGGCCGACGGAGACAGGGTAGAGGTCAGAAAAGGGGCTGGAAGGATAGACGAGCTCACAGAGAAACTCGGCTTCCTTGAAATGGAGGGCAACAGGGGTATCGGCCACACCCGCTGGGCAACACACGGCGTCCCAAACGACATCAACGCCCACCCCCACACGGACTGCACAGGGAAGATAGCAGTCGTCCACAACGGCATCATAGAGAACTTCGCGGAGCTGAGAGAAGAGCTACTGAAGAAAGGGCACGTCTTCACAAGCGATACTGACACAGAAGTTATCGCTCACCTCATAGAAGAGGAACTCAAATCAGCAAACGGTTTTGAGGAGGCCCTGAGAGGGGCCCTTAAGAAGCTCAAGGGCTCTTTTGCCCTGGGCATAATCTACGCGGACGAACCCGACAGGATATACGTCGTCAGGAACGAGAGCCCACTCGTTCTCGGCATTGGAGAGGGTGAGAACTTCGCCGCCAGCGACGTGCCAGCCTTTCTGGAGTACACCAATAAGGCGGTCTTCCTAGACGACGGCGAGTACGCCATTCTCACGAGGGACTCATACGTCGTCAAGAAGCTCGACACCGGAGAGGTAGTTGAAAAGCCCGTCCATGAAATAGAATGGACACTCGAAATGGCCGAAAAGGCTGGTTATCCCCACTTCATGCTCAAGGAAATCTACGAGCA is a genomic window of Thermococcus guaymasensis DSM 11113 containing:
- a CDS encoding PEGA domain-containing protein yields the protein MVVLKGVHVIAITLILLFSGLVSASEYWVGFYGTPGHDALESVSIMPNGDIVAVGKVSFNGTTAPWAIRVDRYGEVLWSKYYPIPGAEGEFEALAVDEEGNIIAVGLLRKEAGSALTTDILVVKLDGNGEVLWARAYDGGPNEIGKSIKVVGNAIFVGGCTSIGDVPTAWILRLNPYGSVVWARAYSGPYPTFKPFLALNGSEILALGVLETGHPAVLRLNPLSGGIIDATEYTGLSTSSPIIAVGDGQYFLLNGNGTCLTVLQQGEEWTCYKPGFEGIDVSAAEYGAGVLYALSTAKPWSGINFYVLGLEGETVRLSRAYRLSDLDVPGSLAVSGDSLVVVGSTERFSSTVNTEGFIMRLPLNGAIKGYETKDVNPSVFTGSSSARKAEVSSESLLPRIYELEVEERDAPPVGFLRITTEGTEEPTMLYVDGKFWALFGGEGVFALAPGTHEVKLAAEGYYPYETTVSIEAGKETAIRAELERKIEYGTLVISSTPSSAAVYLNGTLVGWTPLTMNLTPGRYTLEVVKEGYEPYKGTIEVSANKETTIAVELEEVKTTTTSTVSTTTTTSAAPTTSSTQPLTTTSTSPQSESKTSTSKAGEITSTTKKGGICGPGTVLLLPIISPLLVRRLRRGRR